A genomic stretch from Bacillus sp. N1-1 includes:
- a CDS encoding YheC/YheD family protein, with translation MNAILPLRKDSTSQGNFYVPATLFKRWVDHISFPNQLCFGSRRSFCTVSPHPDNKEEYLLSEDLWKVLGVPSETSVHLFEKGNSLHIGPLIGIFTAGFTKDSMRPIGERSMYFAKLLSATLKCGAIGFAFGAHHIDWKTGSIKGLMYNKRGWYRVTVPIPDVVYDRLPNRSSASIEQVSTTMKKLQSQYFTPWFNPGFFDKWTMFEKLRKDEAVKDYLPETVLSPKTTIIASMLKEYEQLYIKPANGSLGLGIQQILKPANEKYYYCRFRTDKENRLRRYTSLARLIKTQYPNGMDGLIAQQGIDLHRIHHRSMDYRVHTNKNKDGYWEVSAIAAKIAGAGSLTTHMASNGTVKTIGELTSEYGVKKQVETDLMEASLQLSRAIDKKVSGFIGEIGFDLGITKEGEIYLFEANSKPGRGIFSHPKLKAEEARTRMLPIEYAIFLAQSTIEKQLVTTV, from the coding sequence ATGAATGCCATTCTTCCATTAAGAAAGGATAGTACTTCTCAAGGGAATTTCTATGTTCCAGCCACTCTGTTTAAACGTTGGGTAGATCACATTTCTTTTCCTAATCAGCTATGTTTTGGTTCCAGACGATCCTTTTGCACAGTCTCTCCTCATCCTGATAACAAAGAAGAGTACCTTCTATCAGAAGATTTATGGAAAGTGCTGGGTGTGCCTTCGGAAACATCTGTTCACCTTTTTGAAAAGGGAAATTCACTCCATATCGGACCGCTAATTGGGATTTTCACAGCAGGGTTTACAAAGGATAGTATGAGGCCGATTGGGGAACGAAGTATGTATTTCGCTAAATTATTGTCAGCTACCTTGAAGTGTGGTGCAATTGGCTTTGCTTTTGGCGCGCATCACATTGATTGGAAAACAGGAAGTATTAAAGGATTGATGTATAACAAACGAGGCTGGTACAGAGTAACCGTACCGATCCCTGATGTTGTTTACGACCGCCTTCCAAACAGAAGTTCAGCAAGCATTGAACAAGTCAGTACGACAATGAAGAAACTTCAATCGCAATACTTCACTCCCTGGTTTAATCCTGGATTCTTTGATAAGTGGACGATGTTCGAGAAATTACGCAAAGATGAAGCAGTAAAGGATTATTTACCAGAAACGGTTCTAAGTCCTAAAACAACGATCATCGCAAGTATGTTGAAAGAGTATGAGCAACTATATATTAAACCTGCCAACGGAAGTCTTGGTCTTGGCATTCAGCAAATCTTAAAACCAGCTAACGAAAAGTATTATTATTGCCGCTTCAGAACAGATAAAGAGAACCGCCTTAGACGATATACATCACTAGCAAGGCTAATCAAAACCCAGTATCCAAATGGAATGGACGGTCTCATTGCTCAACAGGGAATTGATTTACATCGCATCCATCACCGTTCAATGGATTATCGCGTTCATACAAACAAAAACAAAGACGGATACTGGGAAGTCAGTGCGATTGCTGCAAAGATCGCAGGCGCAGGAAGCTTAACGACTCACATGGCATCAAATGGAACTGTTAAAACAATTGGAGAGCTCACTTCTGAATATGGCGTAAAGAAGCAGGTAGAAACTGATTTAATGGAGGCTTCCCTTCAATTAAGTCGTGCGATAGATAAAAAAGTCTCTGGCTTTATTGGTGAAATTGGGTTTGATCTCGGCATTACAAAAGAAGGCGAAATTTATTTATTTGAAGCAAATTCAAAGCCAGGAAGAGGTATTTTCTCCCATCCAAAATTAAAAGCAGAAGAAGCAAGAACGAGAATGTTACCGATCGAATATGCCATCTTTCTAGCACAATCGACAATCGAAAAGCAACTGGTTACTACAGTATGA
- a CDS encoding alpha/beta-type small acid-soluble spore protein, translating into MAQQQSRQGSSNNLVVPGVAQAIDQMKYEIATEFGVQLGPDSTSRANGSVGGEITKRLVQMAEQQLGGYQK; encoded by the coding sequence ATGGCTCAACAACAAAGCAGACAAGGAAGCTCTAACAACCTTGTAGTACCTGGTGTAGCTCAAGCTATCGACCAGATGAAGTATGAAATCGCTACTGAATTCGGAGTGCAACTTGGTCCAGATTCAACTTCTCGCGCTAACGGATCTGTTGGTGGAGAAATCACAAAGCGTTTGGTTCAAATGGCTGAACAACAGCTTGGCGGTTACCAAAAATAA
- a CDS encoding SpoVR family protein — translation MSTEKEIFYAIEEITEIAKGFGLDYYPMRYEICPADIIYTFGAYGMPTRFSHWSFGKQFHKMKLQYDLGLSKIYELVINSDPCYAFLLDTNSLIQNKLIIAHVLAHCDFFKNNVRFSNTRRDMVESMTATAERVAYYEHHYGKDEVENFLDAVLSIQEHIDPSIMRPRLTYNYQDDTPIPVKHDSPYNDLWSIDKDDSADEPTPKKKKKFPPQPEKDLLLFIQEYSTELEDWQRDILTMMREEMLYFWPQLETKIMNEGWASYWHQRILREMDLTTDEAIEFASLNANVVQPSRTRINPYYLGLKIFEHIEEVYDNPTEEMRLRGFEPGKGREKMFEVREVEADISFIRNYLTKDLVYKEDLYLFQKKGRDYKIVDKEWEHIRDQLVTMRVNGGFPYLTVNDGNYMKAGEMYLHHSFEDTELDLQYLERVLPYIYQLWGRPVHMETKVEDKEVLFSYDGKKLHRRYL, via the coding sequence ATGTCTACAGAGAAAGAAATCTTTTATGCCATAGAAGAGATTACGGAGATCGCAAAAGGGTTCGGACTCGATTATTACCCAATGCGTTATGAGATATGTCCAGCAGATATTATTTACACATTCGGAGCATATGGAATGCCAACGCGGTTCTCCCATTGGAGTTTTGGAAAACAGTTTCATAAAATGAAGCTGCAATATGATCTAGGACTAAGTAAAATCTATGAGCTTGTTATTAATTCAGATCCTTGTTATGCCTTTTTATTAGATACAAATAGTCTTATTCAAAATAAGCTTATTATTGCTCATGTATTAGCGCACTGTGACTTTTTTAAGAATAATGTTCGTTTCTCAAATACACGAAGAGACATGGTCGAAAGTATGACGGCCACTGCTGAGCGTGTTGCTTATTATGAACATCACTATGGGAAAGACGAAGTAGAAAACTTCCTTGATGCAGTTCTCTCGATACAAGAACATATAGATCCTTCTATCATGCGCCCTAGACTAACTTATAATTATCAAGACGATACACCAATTCCAGTAAAACATGATTCACCATACAATGATTTATGGTCAATCGATAAGGATGATTCTGCGGACGAGCCAACTCCAAAGAAAAAGAAGAAATTCCCTCCACAACCAGAAAAAGATCTTCTTCTTTTTATTCAGGAATACAGTACGGAGCTTGAAGACTGGCAGCGTGATATTTTGACCATGATGCGAGAAGAAATGCTTTATTTCTGGCCACAACTTGAAACAAAGATTATGAATGAGGGCTGGGCGAGTTACTGGCATCAGCGTATTCTGCGCGAAATGGATTTAACGACGGATGAAGCAATTGAATTTGCTTCTTTAAATGCTAATGTTGTGCAGCCTTCACGCACACGTATTAATCCTTACTACCTGGGGCTTAAAATTTTCGAGCATATTGAAGAAGTTTACGATAACCCAACTGAAGAAATGAGGCTGCGGGGATTCGAGCCTGGGAAAGGCCGAGAAAAGATGTTTGAGGTCCGTGAAGTAGAAGCTGATATTTCATTCATTCGAAATTATTTAACGAAAGACCTCGTCTACAAAGAAGATTTATATTTATTTCAGAAAAAGGGGCGGGATTATAAAATTGTAGATAAAGAATGGGAGCATATTCGCGATCAACTTGTGACAATGAGAGTAAATGGCGGCTTTCCTTATTTAACTGTCAATGATGGAAACTATATGAAAGCTGGCGAAATGTATCTTCACCATTCTTTTGAAGACACAGAACTTGATCTTCAATATTTAGAGCGCGTTCTTCCTTATATTTATCAGCTTTGGGGACGTCCGGTTCACATGGAAACAAAAGTGGAAGATAAGGAAGTTCTTTTTTCATATGACGGAAAGAAATTGCATCGAAGGTATTTGTAG
- a CDS encoding transporter substrate-binding domain-containing protein → MNKKWMLGLVLALTLTVLAACGSNDNTENSEEGSSDEKETLLIGTEATYPPFSYRDDNNEITGYDVEVAREVADRIGMKAEFKAIEWKGLLSSLETERIDMVANQVTITDERKEQFDFTEPYTYSGGQVIVNENNEDIKGIEDLEGKTVGTTQGSNYAQAAEDAGAETKIYKGANQVLTDLSNERNIEAAMNDRLFILTELPEQDYKVKGVGETFNKTEMAFALPKGNEDLVNKINDALKEMKEDGTLADLSKEYFDGENVSE, encoded by the coding sequence TTGAACAAAAAATGGATGCTAGGGTTGGTACTTGCCTTAACACTTACTGTACTTGCTGCCTGCGGTAGCAATGATAATACAGAGAATAGCGAAGAAGGAAGTTCCGATGAAAAAGAAACGCTATTAATTGGAACAGAAGCAACTTACCCACCATTTAGCTATCGTGATGACAATAATGAAATCACTGGTTATGACGTGGAGGTTGCAAGAGAAGTAGCCGATCGTATTGGAATGAAAGCGGAATTCAAAGCAATTGAATGGAAAGGTCTTCTTTCTTCACTTGAGACCGAACGTATCGACATGGTAGCGAACCAAGTGACCATTACCGACGAACGCAAGGAACAGTTCGATTTTACTGAGCCTTATACTTATTCTGGTGGACAAGTGATCGTCAACGAGAATAATGAAGATATTAAAGGTATTGAGGACCTTGAAGGAAAAACAGTTGGAACAACACAGGGAAGTAACTACGCGCAAGCTGCTGAAGATGCAGGAGCTGAAACAAAAATTTACAAAGGTGCAAACCAGGTTCTTACAGATCTTAGTAACGAACGTAACATTGAAGCTGCGATGAATGACCGTCTCTTTATTTTAACGGAACTGCCTGAGCAGGATTATAAAGTAAAAGGCGTTGGAGAAACATTCAACAAAACGGAAATGGCATTTGCTCTTCCAAAAGGAAATGAAGATTTAGTTAACAAGATCAATGATGCATTGAAGGAAATGAAAGAAGACGGAACACTCGCAGACCTTTCAAAAGAATATTTTGATGGAGAGAACGTAAGTGAGTGA
- a CDS encoding amino acid ABC transporter permease yields MSETTDVLINSLPFLLEGAKNTLLLSFFSIFGALFVGLMIALLRLSKSKIAIGLAKLYVSFFRGTPLLIQLFILYYGLVSVDIQLTAWQAAYTGLILHFGAYISESFRAAILSLPKGQWEAAMSLGMKKSLIYKEVILPQAWRRAIPPVWNSLIDIVKASSLASVLTISELTYNADQIAASNFKVLPILLTAAFIYWFFTTILNLIQSFLEKKLYIPSS; encoded by the coding sequence GTGAGTGAGACAACTGATGTGTTAATTAATTCTTTGCCCTTTCTTCTTGAAGGGGCGAAGAATACACTTCTTCTTAGTTTCTTTTCCATCTTTGGTGCTTTATTCGTTGGATTAATGATTGCTTTGTTGCGTCTTTCAAAAAGTAAAATAGCGATTGGGTTAGCAAAATTATATGTCTCGTTCTTTAGAGGCACTCCACTACTAATCCAATTATTTATTTTGTATTATGGTCTTGTCTCTGTTGATATCCAATTAACAGCCTGGCAAGCCGCATACACTGGCCTTATCTTACACTTTGGAGCCTATATCTCTGAATCATTCCGAGCAGCCATTCTCTCCCTCCCAAAAGGACAGTGGGAAGCTGCGATGTCACTCGGGATGAAAAAATCGTTAATATACAAAGAAGTCATTTTACCTCAAGCTTGGAGAAGAGCGATTCCACCCGTGTGGAATTCTTTAATTGATATCGTAAAAGCCTCCTCTCTTGCTTCCGTACTGACGATTTCAGAATTAACCTATAATGCAGATCAGATTGCTGCATCAAACTTTAAAGTCTTACCAATCTTATTAACGGCAGCTTTCATTTATTGGTTCTTTACGACGATTCTTAATCTCATACAAAGTTTTCTTGAGAAGAAATTGTATATTCCATCCTCTTAA
- a CDS encoding alpha/beta hydrolase produces MKKVIKRISLIVLLLVVVLAIAFFFWARSAYEPTKEALTYMEKSNENELTFGSIDADKGIIFYQGGKVEEEAYAYLAHQLAEKGYFVVIPRLTLNLAILDGDEATSIIDRYSTIDNWYIGGHSLGGAVASSFAVDHPDLIHGLFFLAAYPIEDMSNLEMPTLTIYGEDDGVASLSDQKEKESLLSSQAVIQIIEGGNHANYGMYGEQKGDNPGSLTSEQQINETVQTITTWIEKEQK; encoded by the coding sequence ATGAAAAAAGTGATAAAACGAATCAGTCTTATTGTTTTACTGTTAGTAGTGGTCCTGGCTATCGCTTTCTTTTTCTGGGCGCGCTCTGCATATGAACCAACGAAAGAAGCGCTAACTTATATGGAAAAATCAAATGAAAATGAATTAACTTTTGGATCAATAGACGCAGATAAAGGGATTATCTTTTATCAAGGCGGAAAAGTAGAAGAAGAAGCATATGCTTACCTAGCGCACCAGCTTGCTGAGAAAGGTTATTTTGTTGTCATCCCGCGACTAACATTAAATCTCGCCATTCTGGATGGCGACGAAGCTACGAGTATTATCGATCGGTATAGCACGATAGATAATTGGTACATTGGTGGTCATTCACTAGGTGGTGCTGTGGCTTCCTCATTTGCAGTGGACCATCCTGACCTCATACATGGTTTGTTTTTTCTTGCTGCTTATCCGATTGAAGACATGTCTAACTTAGAGATGCCAACTTTAACAATATACGGGGAGGATGATGGTGTAGCTTCCCTATCTGACCAAAAGGAAAAAGAAAGCTTGCTATCTTCTCAAGCTGTCATTCAAATAATTGAAGGCGGAAATCATGCAAATTATGGTATGTACGGTGAGCAAAAAGGAGATAATCCTGGATCACTTACATCGGAACAACAAATCAATGAAACTGTTCAAACCATTACAACTTGGATAGAAAAGGAACAAAAATAA
- a CDS encoding YheC/YheD family protein, translating into MIELFYSHENKRWYQQSSYQSIYWGKEPNTLPPFPSFSSSIIKLQSSHDAIRPLVGILAGSTRKHHFSGNGTIFKAIQKELTDSGGLSYVFTPDDIHSSFITGYLYDHFSQKWTGYRFPYPNIVYNRIPDREEEHSDKVTAFFSLLKKKGIPYFNRSFFQKDHVLSHLSGNEELLPFIPESAPVTESNVKQFLNTHHSIFFKPTSGSKGRGIFKVNRVETGFHYTDHERSYLFSTFSLLKEHLATQIGESYIMQRKIKLATHQGEAYDFRVLLQKPFKSWQVTGIGIRAAPPNGLTTHVPKGGRILPFHKVATQEDEARLTSLAIRTAEVLEKKEQMLECSLDIGKDRDGQLWVFEANAKPMRFDEPLIHQAFIRSLITSFRTYSAY; encoded by the coding sequence ATGATTGAATTATTTTATAGTCATGAGAATAAACGCTGGTATCAGCAGAGCAGTTATCAATCCATTTATTGGGGGAAAGAGCCAAATACGCTCCCTCCCTTTCCCTCTTTTTCTTCTTCTATTATTAAATTGCAGTCTTCCCATGATGCCATCAGGCCTCTTGTCGGCATTCTTGCAGGATCTACCCGCAAGCATCACTTCAGTGGCAATGGCACGATATTCAAAGCCATTCAAAAAGAGCTCACTGATTCTGGCGGACTTTCTTACGTATTTACACCTGACGATATTCATTCATCATTTATAACTGGTTACCTTTACGATCACTTTTCTCAAAAATGGACAGGTTATCGTTTCCCGTATCCTAACATCGTTTACAACCGGATCCCTGATCGCGAAGAAGAGCACTCCGATAAAGTGACCGCTTTTTTCAGCTTACTAAAGAAGAAAGGAATCCCATATTTTAATCGGTCATTCTTCCAAAAAGATCATGTACTTTCTCACTTATCGGGAAACGAAGAGTTATTGCCTTTTATTCCAGAGTCAGCACCTGTTACCGAATCAAACGTAAAACAATTTCTCAATACGCACCACTCCATATTTTTTAAACCAACTTCAGGTAGTAAAGGGAGAGGAATTTTTAAAGTAAATAGAGTAGAGACTGGATTTCACTATACCGATCATGAAAGGAGTTATTTATTTTCAACTTTCTCCTTATTAAAAGAACACCTTGCTACTCAAATAGGAGAGTCTTATATCATGCAACGTAAAATTAAACTGGCAACACATCAAGGAGAAGCTTATGATTTTCGAGTCCTTTTACAAAAACCGTTCAAAAGCTGGCAGGTCACCGGCATTGGAATTCGTGCGGCTCCACCAAATGGACTAACGACCCATGTTCCAAAAGGTGGGCGTATTCTACCGTTTCATAAGGTTGCCACTCAGGAAGATGAAGCGCGACTGACTTCGCTTGCAATTCGTACAGCTGAAGTTCTTGAAAAAAAAGAACAGATGCTCGAATGCTCTTTAGATATTGGAAAAGATCGTGATGGACAGCTTTGGGTTTTTGAAGCGAATGCAAAACCAATGCGTTTTGATGAACCATTGATTCATCAAGCTTTTATACGTTCGCTCATCACATCTTTTCGAACTTATTCAGCGTATTAA
- a CDS encoding helix-turn-helix domain-containing protein has product MNAKLADLYGNDYVLTSEQPDLFHWYRTTDGEEFGIRKTRLTGREKDLLNALFPSIRILDDRMNQVQAKWASLLFEEDSSVELNLNSPVRYIHFYLKEAPSDLSDFIEAMTGLFSEETVLLFENERKGVLVQANEIDEQIVHELEQTAAALTADFFTGMSLFVGQTIRHSDSSHLKRVYKAEKKWFATGRELMPSQMVFTHVDIVPAVLFNEASEETIDYLIKLMEPIQHDSELLKSIRIYLESNLNITLAAKQLYVHRNSLQYRVDKFIEKTGIDVKSFQGAVMVYLSLLAMELR; this is encoded by the coding sequence ATGAATGCAAAACTTGCCGATCTATATGGAAATGATTACGTCCTCACCTCCGAACAGCCTGATCTGTTCCATTGGTACCGAACCACTGATGGTGAAGAATTCGGGATTCGCAAAACTCGTCTTACCGGACGCGAGAAGGATCTTCTAAATGCCCTCTTCCCTTCCATTCGCATACTAGATGATCGGATGAACCAGGTTCAAGCAAAATGGGCTTCTCTCCTTTTTGAAGAGGATTCAAGCGTGGAACTTAACCTAAATTCACCTGTCCGGTATATCCATTTTTATTTAAAAGAAGCACCATCCGATCTTTCTGATTTCATCGAGGCTATGACTGGCCTGTTTTCTGAGGAAACGGTGCTTTTGTTTGAAAATGAGAGGAAAGGCGTTCTCGTGCAAGCTAACGAAATAGACGAACAAATCGTTCATGAACTTGAACAAACAGCTGCAGCCCTAACAGCTGACTTTTTTACTGGGATGTCTTTGTTTGTTGGTCAGACGATCCGTCATTCGGATAGCAGTCACTTAAAGCGTGTTTATAAAGCCGAAAAAAAATGGTTCGCTACAGGAAGAGAGCTGATGCCTTCTCAAATGGTTTTCACACACGTGGACATTGTCCCTGCTGTTCTTTTCAATGAAGCGAGTGAAGAAACCATTGATTACTTAATTAAACTCATGGAACCAATTCAACATGACTCTGAACTACTAAAAAGTATCCGGATTTATTTAGAATCAAACTTAAACATTACCCTTGCAGCAAAACAGCTATACGTACATAGAAATAGTCTCCAATATCGTGTTGATAAGTTTATTGAAAAAACGGGAATCGATGTTAAAAGCTTTCAAGGAGCTGTGATGGTTTATCTTTCTCTTCTTGCGATGGAACTGCGTTAA
- a CDS encoding TrkH family potassium uptake protein, whose amino-acid sequence MDALLRSRFRRIRLTSVQLIVLFYLIAVTVSTFLIGLPIAHKPGVQLSFIDALFTAVSAVSVTGLSVVSIADTFSVPGIFILAAVLQIGGIGIMTLGTFVWLVMGKKIGLKERQLIMTDQNQSTLAGLVQLMKQILGLIFIIEAIGALVLGTYYLRFFETWQEAYLQGFFASVSATTNGGFDITGSSLQPFAQDYFVQFIHTLLIVTGAIGFPVLIEVKNFLFSRQNSYRYKFSLFTKLTTMTFFLLVVSGAILIWAFEATTFFADKSWHESFFYAMFQSVTTRSGGLSTMDVNQFQEPTQLLLSALMFIGASPSSVGGGVRTTTFAIVLLAIFFFAKGGTSIKIFGRELHHEDIHKAFVVFTVAIIVWSCGIIMLSFSEPFPIVAIIFEVSSAFGTTGLSMGVTPGLSTFGKIVIMCLMFIGRIGILSFLFLIRGTVLRERYHYPTERVIIG is encoded by the coding sequence GTGGATGCTTTGTTAAGATCTCGATTTCGACGAATCCGATTAACGTCCGTTCAGTTAATCGTTTTGTTTTATTTAATAGCGGTAACGGTTTCCACTTTCTTAATTGGTTTACCGATTGCCCATAAACCTGGTGTGCAGCTCTCCTTTATTGATGCGCTATTTACAGCCGTTAGTGCGGTAAGTGTAACGGGTCTTTCTGTTGTATCTATTGCGGATACGTTCAGCGTTCCAGGTATTTTCATACTCGCTGCAGTCCTACAAATTGGTGGGATTGGAATTATGACGCTCGGTACATTTGTGTGGCTTGTTATGGGCAAGAAAATTGGGTTGAAAGAAAGACAGTTGATTATGACAGATCAAAATCAATCAACCCTCGCAGGCTTAGTGCAACTGATGAAACAAATTCTTGGCTTGATTTTCATTATAGAAGCAATCGGAGCTCTTGTTCTCGGTACTTATTACCTTCGCTTTTTTGAAACCTGGCAGGAAGCCTATTTACAGGGGTTCTTTGCCTCTGTTAGTGCAACGACAAACGGTGGTTTTGATATAACAGGTAGCTCGCTTCAGCCATTCGCTCAAGACTATTTCGTGCAATTTATTCATACCTTATTGATTGTGACTGGAGCAATTGGATTTCCAGTATTAATTGAAGTTAAAAACTTTTTGTTTTCTAGACAAAATAGTTATCGCTACAAATTTTCTTTATTTACAAAACTAACTACGATGACGTTCTTTTTGTTGGTTGTATCAGGTGCTATTCTGATTTGGGCTTTTGAAGCGACAACCTTCTTTGCGGATAAAAGCTGGCATGAGTCGTTTTTCTATGCCATGTTTCAGTCGGTAACAACTCGTAGTGGAGGACTCTCAACGATGGATGTTAATCAGTTCCAGGAGCCTACACAGCTCCTATTATCTGCATTAATGTTTATTGGTGCTTCCCCTAGCAGTGTGGGAGGTGGAGTTCGTACAACAACCTTTGCGATTGTACTACTTGCTATTTTCTTCTTCGCAAAAGGCGGGACATCGATCAAAATTTTTGGACGAGAATTGCATCATGAGGACATTCACAAAGCATTTGTCGTCTTCACCGTAGCCATTATCGTATGGAGCTGCGGAATTATTATGCTCTCATTCTCAGAACCATTTCCGATTGTCGCAATTATTTTCGAAGTCTCATCAGCATTTGGTACTACTGGTTTATCAATGGGTGTAACACCAGGATTAAGTACATTTGGTAAAATTGTAATCATGTGCTTGATGTTTATCGGAAGAATTGGGATTCTTTCGTTTCTCTTCCTTATTCGAGGAACGGTTCTTCGTGAAAGATACCACTATCCAACAGAACGAGTTATTATTGGATAA
- the ugpC gene encoding sn-glycerol-3-phosphate ABC transporter ATP-binding protein UgpC, which yields MAEIALNHIYKRYDNKFEAVKDFNLDIKDKEFIVFVGPSGCGKSTTLRMIAGLEDISDGDLVIGDRRVNDVAPKDRDIAMVFQNYALYPHMNVYDNMAFGLKLRKFDKKEIERRVTDAARILGLESLLDRKPKALSGGQRQRVALGRAIVRDPQVFLMDEPLSNLDAKLRVQMRAEISKLHQRLQTTTIYVTHDQTEAMTMATRIVIMKDGLIQQVGTPKDVYDAPDNVFVGGFIGSPAMNFFRGTLQDGFFKLGDVQVKVPEGKMKILRDQGYLNKEVMLGIRPEDIHDEPVFIESSQDTKVDAVIDVAELMGAETYLYSKVAEQDFVARVDSRTDIQNGQNISLAFDMNKCHFFDTESELRIR from the coding sequence ATGGCAGAGATCGCGCTCAATCACATTTACAAAAGATATGATAACAAATTTGAGGCAGTAAAAGACTTTAACCTTGATATTAAAGATAAGGAATTCATCGTATTTGTAGGACCTTCTGGTTGCGGTAAATCAACAACGCTTCGTATGATTGCCGGCCTTGAAGATATCTCAGATGGTGACCTCGTTATTGGTGATCGTCGCGTGAATGACGTAGCACCAAAAGATCGTGATATTGCAATGGTATTCCAAAACTATGCCCTTTATCCTCACATGAACGTCTACGATAACATGGCATTTGGTTTGAAACTGCGTAAGTTCGACAAAAAAGAAATTGAACGTCGCGTAACGGACGCTGCTCGTATCCTTGGTCTTGAAAGCTTGCTCGATCGTAAACCTAAAGCACTCTCAGGTGGTCAGCGTCAGCGTGTTGCACTAGGTCGTGCAATCGTACGTGATCCACAAGTGTTTTTGATGGATGAGCCACTTTCCAACCTAGATGCAAAACTTCGTGTGCAAATGCGTGCAGAGATTTCTAAGCTTCATCAGCGTCTACAGACAACGACAATCTATGTAACTCATGACCAAACAGAAGCAATGACGATGGCAACGCGTATCGTTATTATGAAAGATGGCCTTATCCAACAAGTAGGAACACCAAAAGATGTATACGATGCACCTGACAACGTCTTTGTTGGTGGCTTTATTGGATCTCCTGCAATGAACTTCTTCCGCGGTACATTGCAAGATGGCTTTTTCAAACTAGGTGATGTTCAAGTGAAAGTTCCTGAAGGGAAAATGAAAATACTTCGTGATCAAGGATACTTGAACAAAGAAGTCATGCTTGGTATTCGTCCTGAAGATATTCATGATGAACCAGTATTTATCGAATCTTCTCAAGATACAAAAGTTGATGCCGTCATCGATGTAGCTGAATTAATGGGTGCAGAAACTTACCTTTATTCCAAAGTTGCAGAACAAGACTTCGTAGCACGTGTTGACTCTCGTACCGATATTCAAAACGGTCAGAATATCAGCCTTGCGTTTGATATGAATAAATGCCATTTCTTTGATACTGAATCAGAACTTCGCATTCGTTAA
- a CDS encoding DUF5342 family protein: MISHFQYKSVGSKVRKPKWEVSFFHQGTYYRTLYLHTGEFAWFQPAPPESEQNKLQSQIHELMLFHVYEQDS, from the coding sequence ATGATTTCGCACTTTCAATATAAATCGGTTGGATCAAAAGTAAGAAAACCTAAATGGGAAGTATCTTTTTTTCACCAAGGAACGTATTACCGTACACTATACCTTCATACTGGAGAATTCGCATGGTTCCAGCCCGCTCCACCCGAATCGGAACAAAACAAACTTCAGTCTCAAATTCATGAACTTATGCTTTTCCATGTATACGAACAAGACTCATAA